A region from the Hypericibacter adhaerens genome encodes:
- a CDS encoding DUF899 domain-containing protein → MPAHKVVSEKEWIAARKVLLEKEKTLTRMSDQLSAERRALPWVKVEKSYVFEGARGKQSLAELFGGRSQLFVYHFMFGPDWGQGCPSCSFFADHIDGPNLHLKHHDVSVVVVSRAPWSKIETFKRRMGWHFKWVSSHGSDFNFDHNVSFTPEQEAKGKVTYNFEAMDYMFDELPGLSVFYKDGKGDIFRTYSAYARGGDILLGANNFLDMTPKGRNETEGMDWVRHHDRYDAPEEDGSCCAGESDPISEMRRELVKAR, encoded by the coding sequence ATGCCCGCACACAAGGTCGTCTCGGAAAAAGAATGGATCGCCGCGCGCAAAGTCCTTCTCGAGAAGGAGAAGACGCTCACCCGGATGAGCGACCAACTGAGCGCCGAACGGCGGGCGCTGCCCTGGGTCAAGGTCGAGAAGAGCTATGTCTTCGAGGGCGCGCGCGGCAAGCAGAGCCTCGCCGAGCTCTTCGGCGGGCGTAGCCAGCTTTTCGTCTACCACTTCATGTTCGGGCCCGACTGGGGGCAGGGCTGCCCCTCCTGCTCCTTCTTCGCCGACCATATCGACGGCCCCAATCTCCATCTGAAGCATCACGACGTTTCCGTGGTGGTCGTCTCCCGCGCACCCTGGTCCAAGATCGAGACCTTCAAGCGGCGCATGGGCTGGCACTTCAAGTGGGTCTCCTCCCACGGCAGCGATTTCAATTTCGACCACAACGTCTCCTTCACGCCGGAACAGGAGGCCAAGGGCAAGGTCACCTACAATTTCGAGGCCATGGACTACATGTTCGACGAGCTGCCGGGCCTCAGCGTCTTCTACAAGGACGGGAAGGGCGACATCTTCCGCACCTATTCGGCCTATGCCCGCGGCGGCGACATCCTGCTCGGCGCCAACAACTTTCTCGACATGACGCCCAAGGGCCGCAACGAGACCGAGGGCATGGATTGGGTGCGCCACCACGACCGCTACGACGCGCCGGAGGAGGACGGTTCCTGCTGCGCCGGCGAGAGCGATCCCATCAGCGAGATGCGCCGCGAGCTCGTCAAGGCGAGATGA